Genomic window (Paenibacillus sp. 37):
AATCGGTACCTCTCGGTGTTCATGGTGCTCAAGGCAGCTGGCAGGTTCTCAAACGCATACGTGAAGGTAAACCCGTTATCATCCATGGAGATGGTACCTCACTGTGGACCATTACGCACAATACTGATTTTGCCAAAGGGTTTATCGGGCTTATGGGAAATATCCATGCCATTGGTGAATCGGTACATATCACCTCAGATGAATCTGTCACCTGGAATCAGATTCATGAGATTATTGCCGGCGTGTTGGGAGTTAAGCTTCATGCGGTACATGTACCTTCCGAGTTCTTGGCAGCATGTAGTGACCAGGATCTTCGCGGCGGTTTGCTGGGGGACAAAGCCAATACCGTTGTGTTTGACAACAGTAAGCTGAAACGGCTTGTTCCGGAATTTGTAGCAACGACAAGAGCTGATCAGGGCATTCGAAGTACGATTGAGCACATTCTGGAGCATCCTGAGTTACAGACCGAAGATCCGGAATTTGATGCATGGTGTGACAAGGTCGTTGGCGCATTGGACGAAGCGTTATTAAAGATCAGAGATGAGAAATGAGAAGTAAGCGTTCATGATCAAGTGTTTACATTCATGCTCTTAATCGTTATAATCAAGAAAAAATGACACTTGTTAGGGGAGGCACCCCAACTTAGGACATCGTTCCTTTGTTGGGGTGCCTCCTTTTTTTTGTGTGCCAAAAAGGAGAGTAGACGTTGAAGAAATCAGGAAAACGTGTGAAAAAACAAGTGAAACAGTTAACCAAAGTGGTACTGGCATTTGCATTATTATCACCTCAAGCCCTGCTGCTT
Coding sequences:
- a CDS encoding SDR family oxidoreductase, producing MKALFIGGTGTISTAITEMLAQQGCELYLINRGNHNDDLPSEVNVLQADINDEARVAELIADLEFDVVADFIAFVPSQLERDYRLFKDKTKQFIFISSASAYQTPLADYRITEGTPLSNPFWEYSRNKIDCEDYLMKQYREHGFPVTIVRPSHTYGDKSVPLGVHGAQGSWQVLKRIREGKPVIIHGDGTSLWTITHNTDFAKGFIGLMGNIHAIGESVHITSDESVTWNQIHEIIAGVLGVKLHAVHVPSEFLAACSDQDLRGGLLGDKANTVVFDNSKLKRLVPEFVATTRADQGIRSTIEHILEHPELQTEDPEFDAWCDKVVGALDEALLKIRDEK